A DNA window from Niabella yanshanensis contains the following coding sequences:
- a CDS encoding glycosyl hydrolase: MVRITKVIGLAIVWILVGFKGFTQVKTDASLQDVFKNPPESARPWVLWYWMHGAVSKEGITADLEGIQKNGIGGVYLACIYDTVARIPFDKTARQLSPEWWGMVNHAMKECKRLGLKMAFHVSDGFALAGGPWIKPEQSMQKLVWTKTYVKAGDEAATQLEQPETKEGFYKDVAVYAYPANSANAFSETVTIPSVTTSTGERAPYLAFPGDDSKTFRSDSSCWIQYKYPKPFTLRSLTTHTGSRQYQAQRFIVQSSDDGIVFNTVIKLTPPRHGWQNDDEDNTFSIPPTTAKYFRFVFDKEGTEAGSEDLDAAKWKPTLKVMGIYLSDEPVINQYQAKNASVWRVAENTTDHMVPTTDAVPFKSIINLTSKMDKEGNLKWKPASGEWVIVRIGHTSTGHTNATGGAAKGLECDKFDPAAIKLQFDNWYAKAFEKTDPGLAKEVLKIFYIDSWEAGSQNWNKTFAAEFKKRRGYDLMPYLLVMTGTPVNDAATSEKILHDVRETLAELVNDVFYVTLRKLADQKKLGFTAENVAPTMVSDGLLHFKTVDFPTGEFWLKSPTHDKPNDMFDAISAAHIYGKNIVQAEAFTNLRMEWNEHPGNIKVVGDRNFAMGMNKPIVHVMTHNPWMHRKPGMTLGSIGLFFQRDQTWFSQSRAWIDYMARVSALLQQGKPVADIAVFIGEEIPRRSILPDRLVNTLPGIFGSERVASEKLRLENKGQPQRVIPVGVGHSANMADPDDWTDALRGYKYDCFNPDVLLKAKVVGGQVVFPSGAGYKILVFPGKLLMNPNSNLVSAAVARKILELKEAGATIIIEKRAVNSIGLKEKNAALQKVWAQLFIKSGKGRVIETPYMEETFESLGVARDIDITSGDVPLAWAHRKLDHADVYFVSNQQNKRISVPVSFRVTDLTPELWDPVSGKIKRTEWEVRGERTHLNLSLDANEAMFVVFKKTAEKVPGPSTAVAVKQLADINTNWLVRFDINLGGPAEPVSFPKLVLWNNHDEPAIKYYSGQATYTNRFTLSDVSKDRPVYLSIDSVFNIATVIVNGTDCGTIWTAPYQLDISKAIKTGDNTIEIKVSNTWANRLIGDISLPQEKRITWTTAPLNLLEGRPLLKAGLEGAVKIWQ, from the coding sequence ATGGTTAGAATTACAAAGGTTATCGGTTTAGCGATTGTTTGGATACTTGTTGGTTTTAAAGGATTTACGCAGGTAAAAACGGACGCTTCTTTGCAGGATGTTTTTAAGAATCCGCCCGAATCGGCGCGGCCCTGGGTACTTTGGTACTGGATGCATGGCGCTGTTTCAAAAGAGGGTATCACTGCAGATCTGGAGGGAATACAGAAGAATGGAATTGGGGGTGTTTACCTGGCTTGCATTTATGATACGGTAGCGCGTATCCCTTTTGATAAAACCGCACGGCAATTAAGCCCTGAGTGGTGGGGAATGGTGAATCATGCGATGAAGGAATGTAAACGGCTGGGATTAAAAATGGCTTTTCATGTGAGCGATGGTTTTGCATTGGCCGGCGGTCCGTGGATCAAACCGGAGCAATCAATGCAGAAACTGGTATGGACCAAAACCTATGTTAAAGCAGGCGATGAAGCGGCTACACAATTAGAACAACCCGAAACTAAAGAAGGCTTTTACAAAGATGTGGCGGTATATGCTTATCCGGCTAATTCAGCGAATGCTTTTAGTGAGACAGTAACCATACCTTCAGTAACCACCAGCACAGGAGAAAGGGCGCCGTATCTGGCATTCCCTGGTGATGATAGTAAAACCTTCAGGAGCGATAGTTCCTGCTGGATACAATATAAGTATCCCAAACCCTTCACGCTTCGCTCTTTAACTACGCATACAGGCTCCCGCCAATACCAGGCTCAAAGATTTATTGTACAGTCCAGTGACGACGGTATTGTTTTCAATACCGTAATTAAACTAACGCCACCCCGGCATGGCTGGCAAAATGATGACGAAGACAATACCTTTTCTATCCCGCCAACAACCGCGAAATATTTCCGTTTTGTATTTGATAAAGAAGGAACCGAAGCTGGTTCGGAAGACCTCGATGCCGCTAAATGGAAGCCTACTTTAAAGGTAATGGGCATCTATCTCAGCGATGAACCGGTTATCAACCAATACCAGGCAAAAAATGCCAGTGTATGGAGAGTCGCGGAAAATACCACTGATCACATGGTACCAACCACTGATGCGGTTCCGTTCAAAAGCATTATCAACCTGACCTCCAAAATGGACAAAGAGGGCAACCTGAAGTGGAAGCCTGCGTCTGGTGAATGGGTAATCGTTCGAATCGGCCATACTTCAACCGGTCATACCAACGCCACCGGCGGCGCGGCTAAAGGCCTGGAATGCGATAAGTTTGATCCGGCAGCAATCAAATTGCAGTTTGATAATTGGTATGCTAAAGCCTTCGAGAAAACGGATCCGGGGCTGGCCAAAGAAGTGCTGAAAATTTTTTATATTGATAGCTGGGAAGCCGGCAGTCAAAATTGGAATAAGACGTTTGCGGCCGAATTTAAAAAAAGAAGAGGCTATGACCTGATGCCATACCTGCTGGTGATGACAGGTACACCTGTCAATGATGCAGCTACGTCTGAAAAGATATTACATGACGTGCGTGAAACCCTGGCTGAGTTGGTAAATGATGTTTTTTATGTAACCCTTCGTAAGCTGGCAGATCAAAAAAAGCTGGGCTTTACAGCCGAAAATGTTGCACCCACGATGGTAAGCGATGGATTACTGCATTTTAAAACGGTGGATTTTCCAACCGGTGAGTTTTGGCTAAAAAGTCCCACACACGATAAACCCAATGATATGTTTGATGCGATCAGCGCCGCACATATTTATGGAAAGAATATTGTGCAGGCTGAGGCTTTTACCAACCTGCGAATGGAGTGGAATGAGCATCCGGGTAATATCAAAGTAGTGGGCGACCGCAATTTTGCAATGGGCATGAACAAACCAATTGTGCATGTAATGACGCATAATCCCTGGATGCATCGCAAACCGGGCATGACACTGGGTAGTATCGGCTTGTTTTTTCAGAGAGATCAAACCTGGTTTAGTCAAAGCAGGGCATGGATAGATTACATGGCAAGGGTATCTGCTTTGCTGCAACAGGGTAAGCCCGTAGCCGATATCGCTGTATTTATAGGGGAAGAAATACCCCGGCGGTCCATATTACCTGACAGACTGGTGAATACGCTTCCCGGTATTTTTGGAAGCGAAAGGGTTGCTTCGGAAAAGTTGAGGTTAGAAAATAAAGGACAACCTCAGCGGGTAATACCTGTGGGTGTGGGGCATTCGGCTAATATGGCAGATCCTGACGACTGGACAGATGCATTGAGAGGATATAAATATGATTGCTTTAATCCTGATGTGTTGCTAAAAGCGAAGGTGGTTGGCGGACAAGTCGTGTTCCCTTCAGGTGCGGGTTATAAAATACTGGTGTTTCCTGGCAAATTGTTAATGAATCCTAATAGCAACCTGGTGTCGGCAGCGGTTGCCAGAAAGATCCTGGAGTTAAAAGAGGCGGGTGCTACCATTATTATTGAGAAGAGAGCAGTCAACAGTATTGGCTTAAAAGAAAAGAATGCAGCGCTTCAGAAAGTATGGGCACAGCTCTTCATAAAGTCGGGCAAAGGGCGTGTGATCGAGACGCCATACATGGAGGAGACCTTTGAAAGTTTAGGAGTAGCCAGGGACATTGATATCACTTCCGGAGACGTGCCGTTAGCCTGGGCGCACCGTAAGCTGGATCATGCAGATGTATATTTCGTATCTAACCAACAAAACAAACGCATATCTGTGCCGGTATCTTTCAGAGTAACCGATTTAACACCCGAGTTGTGGGATCCTGTATCCGGTAAAATAAAAAGAACGGAGTGGGAAGTTCGCGGTGAAAGAACACATTTGAATCTTTCTTTGGATGCTAATGAAGCTATGTTTGTCGTATTCAAAAAAACAGCAGAAAAAGTTCCGGGACCTTCAACTGCAGTAGCGGTTAAGCAACTGGCTGACATCAACACCAACTGGCTGGTTCGATTTGATATAAATTTGGGCGGTCCGGCAGAACCGGTTAGCTTTCCGAAACTTGTTTTATGGAATAACCATGATGAACCGGCAATAAAGTATTACTCCGGACAGGCTACTTATACCAATCGTTTTACTCTAAGCGATGTGTCCAAAGATCGACCGGTATATCTTTCCATCGATAGCGTTTTTAACATAGCTACGGTAATTGTAAATGGTACCGATTGCGGCACTATTTGGACCGCTCCCTATCAACTGGATATTTCTAAAGCA